From Bacillus sp. FSL K6-3431, the proteins below share one genomic window:
- the truB gene encoding tRNA pseudouridine(55) synthase TruB, with product MEGILPLWKPKGLTSHDCVFKIRKMLKMKKVGHTGTLDPDVEGVLPICLGRATKIAEYITEAGKVYEGEVTIGFSTTTEDSSGDIVEEKRISQPISIDEISAVLHSLTGQITQTPPMFSAVKVNGKKLYEYARAGIEIERPARTVSIYELELLEDLQSHENGLLSFKFRVSCSKGTYIRTLAVMMGEKLGYPAHMSKLVRVASAAFTEQDCVTFEQLESMITLDTLDEIIFPLEKGLEQLSVLEIDDKTAEKVKNGAVLNKPEIWPDGQVSMFYKGKVIAIYQLHPENKLAIKPVKVLRIN from the coding sequence ATGGAGGGAATATTACCTTTATGGAAACCAAAAGGGCTCACCTCACATGATTGTGTGTTTAAAATCCGTAAGATGCTAAAAATGAAAAAAGTAGGGCATACGGGAACACTAGATCCTGATGTAGAAGGTGTGTTGCCCATCTGTCTTGGCAGGGCAACTAAAATTGCGGAGTATATTACTGAAGCCGGGAAGGTTTATGAAGGCGAAGTTACCATAGGTTTTTCCACTACGACGGAGGATTCCTCTGGAGATATCGTAGAGGAAAAAAGAATTTCCCAACCTATATCGATAGACGAGATTAGTGCTGTTCTTCATTCTTTAACAGGTCAGATCACACAAACCCCACCTATGTTTTCAGCGGTTAAAGTAAATGGGAAAAAGCTGTATGAATATGCGCGGGCTGGCATAGAAATTGAAAGGCCAGCAAGAACAGTATCCATTTATGAACTCGAACTTCTTGAAGACCTACAATCTCATGAAAATGGTCTTTTATCATTTAAGTTTCGAGTAAGTTGCAGCAAAGGGACATATATTCGTACACTTGCAGTAATGATGGGCGAAAAGTTAGGATATCCGGCACATATGTCCAAATTAGTGCGGGTTGCATCTGCTGCATTTACTGAGCAAGATTGTGTGACATTTGAGCAATTGGAAAGTATGATTACATTAGACACATTAGATGAAATTATATTTCCGTTAGAAAAAGGGTTGGAACAATTATCGGTTTTGGAAATAGACGATAAAACAGCTGAAAAGGTTAAAAATGGTGCAGTTCTAAATAAGCCTGAAATATGGCCTGATGGTCAAGTATCGATGTTTTATAAGGGCAAAGTAATTGCTATTTATCAGCTTCATCCAGAAAATAAATTAGCAATAAAACCGGTTAAGGTATTAAGAATTAACTGA
- the rpsO gene encoding 30S ribosomal protein S15 translates to MAISQERKNEIINQYKIHETDTGSPEVQIAVLTADINTLNDHLRMHKKDHHSRRGLMKMVGRRRNLLTYLRNNDVQRYRELINSLGLRR, encoded by the coding sequence ATGGCGATTTCTCAAGAGCGAAAAAACGAGATCATCAACCAATATAAGATTCATGAAACAGATACTGGTTCTCCAGAAGTGCAAATTGCAGTTCTAACTGCAGATATTAATACACTTAACGACCATTTGCGTATGCACAAAAAAGATCATCATTCAAGACGTGGTTTAATGAAAATGGTAGGTCGACGTCGTAATCTATTGACTTATCTTCGTAACAATGACGTACAACGTTATCGTGAATTGATCAACAGCCTTGGCCTCCGTCGCTAA
- a CDS encoding DUF503 domain-containing protein, with protein sequence MIGYCECEYKIYTSQSLKEKRAVLQRVITRVKQKFNVSISEIDHQNLWQLTKIAIVTVSSSQQVTERELDHAIKFLDSFPEWERTSTIFEWL encoded by the coding sequence ATGATAGGCTATTGTGAATGTGAATATAAAATTTACACTTCACAATCATTGAAAGAAAAACGTGCTGTTCTTCAGCGAGTCATAACAAGAGTGAAACAAAAGTTCAATGTTTCCATTTCTGAAATAGATCATCAGAACCTATGGCAACTTACAAAGATTGCCATAGTGACTGTATCTTCTTCTCAGCAAGTGACTGAGCGTGAACTTGATCATGCCATCAAATTTCTTGATTCTTTTCCAGAATGGGAAAGAACTTCTACGATATTTGAGTGGCTGTAA
- the ribF gene encoding bifunctional riboflavin kinase/FAD synthetase, with amino-acid sequence MKVMMIHHPHTCNKEDFPALSIALGFFDGVHRGHQKVIGIAKEIAKTNGWKSAVMTFDPHPSVVLAKENTPIQYITPLQNKIDLIADLGVDYLFIVRFTSAFSNLTPEEFVEDYLAKLNIQHAVAGFDYSYGKYGKGTMDTLLVHADGKFEVTTVGKLEEKQEKISSTAIRKLLSEGSMLEAKKLLGRFYATRGTVIHGEKRGRTIGFPTANIQLHNDYIIPKTGVYAVRILVAGSWKDGVCNIGYKPTFKDPNKSDLSIEVHILDFDQSIYGEEIELKWHIRIRDEQKFNGIEELKTQISKDKITTVNYFETIDK; translated from the coding sequence ATGAAAGTTATGATGATTCATCACCCACATACATGTAACAAAGAAGATTTTCCAGCGCTCTCTATCGCTCTTGGTTTTTTCGATGGGGTACATAGAGGTCATCAAAAGGTGATCGGAATTGCTAAGGAAATTGCGAAGACAAATGGTTGGAAAAGTGCTGTAATGACATTTGATCCACATCCATCAGTTGTCCTTGCAAAGGAAAACACGCCTATTCAATATATTACCCCTTTACAAAATAAGATTGATTTGATCGCTGATCTAGGTGTAGATTATTTGTTTATTGTTCGTTTTACTTCGGCATTTTCCAACTTAACTCCTGAAGAATTTGTCGAAGATTATCTTGCTAAACTGAATATCCAACATGCTGTAGCCGGATTCGATTATTCTTACGGGAAATACGGGAAGGGCACGATGGATACTTTATTAGTTCATGCAGATGGAAAGTTTGAAGTTACTACTGTCGGTAAATTGGAAGAAAAACAAGAGAAAATTAGTTCAACTGCAATTAGGAAGCTATTAAGTGAAGGCTCTATGCTAGAAGCAAAAAAATTATTGGGGCGTTTTTATGCAACAAGAGGAACTGTTATCCATGGCGAAAAGCGGGGTAGAACAATCGGATTTCCAACGGCAAATATACAATTGCATAACGATTATATTATACCAAAAACAGGCGTTTACGCTGTTCGCATTTTAGTAGCCGGGAGTTGGAAAGACGGGGTTTGCAATATTGGATATAAACCAACCTTTAAAGATCCAAATAAATCGGACTTATCGATAGAGGTACATATACTTGATTTCGATCAATCCATTTATGGGGAAGAAATCGAGTTGAAATGGCATATTAGAATAAGGGATGAACAAAAGTTTAATGGGATAGAAGAGTTGAAAACACAAATATCAAAAGATAAAATAACTACTGTGAATTACTTTGAGACAATCGACAAATAA
- the rbfA gene encoding 30S ribosome-binding factor RbfA — protein sequence MSLRANRVGEQMKKELGEIISRKIKDPRIGFVTVTDVKVTGDLQQATIYISVLGDDEQKEDTLKGLATATGFIRAEIGQRIRLRKTPEISFEFDESIAYGNKIETLLKQIKED from the coding sequence ATGAGTTTGCGTGCTAATCGTGTGGGCGAACAAATGAAAAAAGAGCTCGGTGAAATCATTAGCCGAAAAATCAAAGATCCTAGAATCGGCTTTGTCACTGTTACGGATGTAAAAGTAACAGGAGATCTTCAACAGGCTACGATATACATTTCTGTTCTCGGAGATGATGAACAGAAGGAAGATACACTAAAAGGTCTTGCTACGGCAACAGGATTTATCAGAGCGGAAATTGGCCAAAGAATTCGATTGCGTAAAACGCCTGAAATTAGTTTTGAGTTTGATGAATCAATTGCGTATGGTAATAAAATTGAAACATTACTTAAACAAATTAAGGAAGACTAA
- the pnp gene encoding polyribonucleotide nucleotidyltransferase: protein MEQEKKTFSIDWAGRKLTVEVGQLAKQANGAVLVRYGDTAVLCAVTASKEAKAVDFFPLTVNYEERLYAVGKIPGGFIKREGRPSEKAILASRLIDRPIRPLFADGFRNAVQVVSVVMSVDQDCSSEMAAMFGSSLALSISDIPFEGPIAGVMVGRVDGEFIINPSVEQVEKSDIDLIVAGTKDAINMVEAGAKEVSEAAMLEAIMFGHDEIKRLISFQEEIVAQVAKPKREIELYEVNQELEAEVRSICENSLVAAIQVEEKHAREEAIQSVNKQVITEFSEREGMEEETISDVKQILNNLVKEEVRRLITVEKIRPDGRKPDEIRPLASQVRLLARTHGSGLFTRGQTQALSICTLGALGDVQILDGLGIEETKRFMHHYNFPHFSVGETGPIRGPGRREIGHGALGERALEPVIPNEVDFPYTIRLVSEVLESNGSSSQASICASTLAMMDAGVPIKAPVAGIAMGLVKTGEHYTILTDIQGMEDHLGDMDFKVAGTSNGITALQMDIKISGLSREILEEAMTQAKHGRMHILESMNQTLAEPNKRLSEYAPKILTMNIHPDKIRDVIGPSGKQINKIIEETGVKIDIEQDGKVFIASADDEMNAKAKKIIEDIVREVEIGEMYLGKVKRIEKFGAFVELFPGKDGLVHISQLAEERVNKVEDVVAIGDELLVKVIEIDNQGRVNISRKAVLKEQKEQQQK, encoded by the coding sequence ATGGAGCAAGAGAAAAAAACATTTAGTATTGACTGGGCTGGACGTAAGTTAACAGTGGAAGTAGGTCAATTAGCAAAACAAGCAAATGGAGCAGTTCTCGTTAGATATGGCGATACAGCTGTTCTCTGTGCTGTTACAGCTTCTAAAGAAGCAAAAGCGGTTGACTTTTTTCCGTTAACAGTAAATTACGAGGAACGTCTATATGCAGTCGGTAAAATTCCAGGTGGGTTCATTAAAAGAGAAGGAAGACCTAGTGAGAAGGCAATTCTTGCAAGTCGATTGATCGACCGTCCAATCCGTCCGTTATTTGCTGATGGCTTCAGAAATGCAGTTCAAGTTGTGAGTGTTGTAATGAGTGTGGACCAAGATTGTTCATCAGAAATGGCTGCAATGTTCGGATCATCTCTTGCATTAAGCATTTCGGATATTCCATTTGAAGGACCGATAGCTGGAGTAATGGTAGGTAGAGTAGACGGAGAGTTTATTATTAATCCTTCAGTTGAGCAGGTAGAAAAAAGTGATATAGATCTAATTGTAGCTGGAACAAAAGATGCTATAAACATGGTAGAAGCAGGAGCTAAGGAAGTATCAGAAGCAGCGATGCTAGAAGCTATCATGTTCGGCCATGATGAAATTAAACGTTTGATTTCATTCCAAGAAGAAATTGTTGCACAAGTTGCTAAACCTAAAAGAGAAATTGAGCTTTATGAAGTTAATCAAGAACTTGAAGCTGAAGTACGTAGCATCTGTGAAAATAGCTTAGTTGCAGCAATTCAAGTAGAAGAAAAACATGCACGTGAAGAAGCAATTCAAAGTGTAAATAAGCAAGTTATTACTGAGTTCTCAGAGCGTGAAGGTATGGAAGAGGAAACAATTAGTGATGTAAAACAAATCTTGAATAATTTAGTGAAAGAAGAAGTACGTAGATTAATCACGGTTGAGAAAATTCGTCCAGATGGTCGTAAACCTGATGAAATTCGTCCGCTTGCTTCTCAAGTTAGATTATTGGCAAGAACACATGGATCAGGATTATTTACGCGCGGTCAAACACAGGCTTTAAGTATTTGTACTCTTGGTGCATTAGGAGACGTACAAATACTTGATGGACTAGGAATTGAAGAGACTAAGCGTTTCATGCACCATTATAATTTCCCACACTTTAGTGTTGGTGAAACAGGGCCAATACGTGGACCAGGACGTCGTGAAATCGGTCATGGTGCTTTAGGAGAACGCGCATTAGAGCCAGTTATTCCAAACGAAGTCGACTTCCCTTACACGATTAGGCTTGTTTCTGAAGTGTTGGAATCCAATGGTTCATCTTCACAAGCAAGTATTTGTGCAAGTACTTTAGCGATGATGGATGCAGGTGTTCCAATCAAAGCTCCCGTTGCTGGAATTGCTATGGGATTAGTAAAAACAGGGGAACATTATACGATTTTAACTGATATACAAGGAATGGAAGATCACCTAGGTGATATGGACTTTAAAGTTGCAGGTACATCCAATGGAATTACTGCGCTACAAATGGATATTAAAATTTCTGGACTTTCACGGGAAATACTTGAAGAAGCGATGACACAAGCTAAACACGGCCGCATGCATATTCTTGAATCTATGAATCAAACGTTAGCTGAGCCAAACAAACGCTTATCAGAGTATGCACCAAAAATACTTACGATGAATATTCATCCGGATAAAATCAGAGATGTGATTGGGCCAAGCGGGAAACAGATTAATAAAATCATCGAAGAAACTGGCGTGAAAATTGATATTGAACAAGATGGTAAAGTTTTTATCGCTTCTGCTGATGATGAAATGAATGCTAAAGCGAAAAAAATCATCGAAGATATTGTGCGCGAAGTTGAAATCGGTGAAATGTACCTAGGAAAAGTTAAGCGTATCGAGAAATTCGGTGCTTTCGTAGAACTATTCCCTGGAAAAGATGGATTGGTACACATTTCTCAGCTTGCCGAAGAACGAGTTAACAAAGTAGAAGATGTTGTAGCAATTGGTGATGAACTACTCGTCAAAGTCATCGAAATAGATAACCAAGGCAGAGTGAACATTTCAAGAAAAGCAGTGTTAAAAGAACAAAAAGAACAACAACAGAAATAA